The Culex pipiens pallens isolate TS chromosome 2, TS_CPP_V2, whole genome shotgun sequence DNA window ttcatttgattcatttgattcatttgattcatttgatgcattttttttcaatttgattcatttgatttatttgattcatttgattcatttgattcatttgattcatttgattcatttgattcatttgattcatttgattcatttgattcatttgattcatttgaatcatttgaatcatttgattcatttgattcatttgattcatttgattcatttgattcatttgaatcatttgattcatttgattcatttgattcatttgattcatttgattcatttgattcatttgattcatttgatgcatttttttcaatttgattcatttgattcatttgattcatttgattcatttgattcatttgattcatttgattcatttgattcatttgattcatttgattcatttgattcatttgattcatttgattcatttgattcatttgattcatttgattcatttgattcatttgattcatttgattcatttgattcatttgattcatttgattcatttgattcatttgattcatttgattcatttgattcatttgattcatttgattcatttgattcatttgattcatttgattcatttgattcatttgattcatttgattcatttgattcatttgattcatttgattcatttgattcattcgattcatttgattcattcatTCTGTTGAAATTCCATTCTTTCGAATATCTTCTTCACAAAAGCTCTGTGGAATGGCCCTTTAGCGTGCTTTTGGCAGCTATCATTATTATCATATCTCCTGCTGGCGTTTGATTCCCGGAAGGATCAAATCAGCCTGTTTGGCCTTGGGTCTTTAAATCTGCCTTCGACATGTTGTCTGCTGTCTatcgtctttttttttttttgttcttttggaATGTTTGAAGCTTGGTGTTGGGATTGAGTCAAAGGGTTGagtaactatttttcaaaagattcagTGAAGCCAATTTCGAAATAATGAGTGCTTTATTGCAATATTTCCAAAGTTTAAAATGATTCAATTTAGGTTCACTATTGGTCACCCCACCCTAGATCGCGTGTCCTTCCCGGGAATGTTTGGTTCACCCGGGTTTCGCCAGCAGCAGCTCTTTCGTTTTCCGGTTCCGGgctgggtttttttttcctctctcaCTCTCTTCCATGTTATCTAGGACGATAAAATGTTGTCCGGTATTTTGGCGAagaatgttttgattaaaaatctcCACCGACCGGGCGAGGATTGTTGTCTTTGCCGGGGGAAATCAAACGTGGAATTTCACATGAGGGAAAAAATGGCTGTGAAATTTGCCTTCAGAAAGGGttaattggtaaaaaaatattttgaaattttcttgcaaacctaatctttttaaatatcttaaatttaaatctatatatataaaaaatttcgacggttttgttcgaacgcgaatcaattcaacacggaacgtcggatcgaggtgctctttgttgcgttgggttcgtataagtccaaggaaggttcttacgccaaaaagttacaactttggccactctggaaccgactccggaaaatctgcagattgtatgggaaaatttgcgtaaaatcaaattttgatcacaggaggctgaataagcaaaaaaacgaaaaaaggcaaaacgaagtttgtcgggtatggcttgttaaacataaaaattaaaaagaaacataaatttaagaaagaaacgaaaacaaacaaaaacttgaaatgcattaaaatatgaaagcacaaacatcttaaaaatattagaattcttgttttaagttttttttaaagagcttttaaaaaattaataaaactgttttttcacaaatctttttgaagatcgaaaaaaaacttttttgcatcaTACCAACCTATGAAAAACCAATTCATCGCCTGAATGAAAATTCAGTTCAGCAAAAATGTATCGCCCCAGATGAAAGGATTCATTCTACGGCAGTGTTGcaagagaaaacaacaaaatcgaaaaaaatctacAACCGAAAACGCATCCGAAGCCGAAACCcgtatacagtcatgcctcggttttgcacgcctcggttttgcactgccccggttttgcaccgttcagctgcctcggttaagcacggcccagtgcttaactgaagcacagagcttatgggattttgactatatgggagacattggctataattctatgaataatcatgcaaacatcaaaaaattatagtgttttggaatcgggatgatgtcagttatccattaaaattattatttcatgaaaattttcacaaaaatacgtatttttcctgtatttcgaaaatgcattttttttttctctaaaaaatccaaaaatatattgttattgcaatatgggtatcaaatgatcaggttttttttcatacattttggatgtaataacaacatttttagaaaatactccaaattttcacaaaactacgtattttcgaaaaaaaatactcaaaatttcaatttttacaatatgggtatcaaacgatcgggattttttcatacatttcgaatgtaataacaacaattttagaaaatactcaaaattttcacaaaactacgtattttcgaaaaaaaatactcaaaatttcagtttttacaatatgggtatcaaacgatcgggattttttcatacatttcgaatgtaataacaatattttttgaaaatactccaaattttcaaaaactacgtattttcgaaataaatactcaaaatttcaatttttacaatatgggtatcaaacgatcgggattttttcatacatttcaaatgtaataacaacattttatgaaaatactcaaaattttcacaaaactacgtattttcgaaaaaaaatactcaaaatttccgtttttgcaatgtgggtaacaaacgatcgggattttttcatacatttcgaatgtaataacaacatttttagaaaatactcaaaattttcacaaaactacgtattttcgaaaaaaaatattcaaaatttcagtttttacaatgtgggtattaaacgatcgggattttttcatacatttcgaatgtaataacaacatttttagaaaatactccaaattttcacaaaactacgtattttcgaaaaaaatactcaaaatttcaatttttacaatatgggtatcatacgtagttttgtgaaaattttgagtattttcaaaaaaaattattacattcgaaatgtatgaaaaaatcccgatcgtttgatacccatattgtaaaaactgaaattttgaatattttttttcgaaaatacgtagttttgtgaaaattttgagtattttctaaaaatgttgttattacattcgaaatgtatgaaaaaatcccgatcgtttgttacccacattgcaaaaacggaaattttgagtatttttttcaaaaatacgtagttttgtgaaaatttttagtattttcataaaatattgttattacatttgaaattaatgaaaaaatcccgatcgtttgatacccatattgtaaaaattgaaattttgagtatttatttcgaaaatacgtagtttttgaaaatttggagtattttcaaaaaatattgttattacattcgaaatgtatgaaaaaatcccgatcgtttgatacccatattgtaaaaactgaaattttgagtatttttttcgaaaatacgtagttttgtgaaaattttgagtattttctaaaaatgttgttattacattcgaaatgtatgaaaaaatcccgatcgtttgatacccatattgtaaaaattgaaattttgagtattttttttcgaaaatacgtagttttgtgaaaatttggagtattttctaaaaatgttgttattacatccaaaatgtatgaaaaaaacctgatcatttgatacccatattgcaataacaatatatttttggattttttagagaaaaaaaaatgcattttcgaaatacaggaaaaatacgtatttttgtgaaaattttcatgaaataataattttaatggatagctgacatcatcccgattccaaaacactataattttttgatgtttgcatgattattcatagaattatagccaatgtctcccatatagccaaaatcccataagggaccatccataaaccacgtggacacttttttgggaatctcaacccccccccccccccctcgtggacaattgtccatacaaataaaaacttttttgtatggatcgtggacaatcgccataaccccccccccccccctaaagtgtccacgtggtttatggatggtccctaagctctgtgcctcggttatgcacgcctcggttttgcatcccccatatgcggtgctaaaccgaggcacgactgtaaTCCTCATTTTCGAATCATTAAGTTGCCAGCATTGGTTTTATTTCGGTTAGGATGcgtttttccaatatttttttgttgttttttattccCCAGTTGCCGTCCGGAAACGGACCGCGaggattaaattgtttttgcagcgatttctgtttgtttgtttttcggaGCGGGTTTATCGTGGtggagatttattttttatgaggtTGAACGAATGAAGTTTTAAtcttacctttttttttttttatattattttgtatGTATGAACTCTGAGAACaaattttacttcaaaaatAACTTCAATGTAGCAATACTGAAAATAActttaattataattatatttcaaaatagatttttattcATTAAATTATGGTTGATTTCAAGATGACAAAGAAGTTTTTGGTAATATCAATCGATTTCatgcatttcaatttaaatttgtcaattgagaaccaattttaaaataaaaagaattgttttttaaataaaattaaacaaaaaatcttattaaaatttgaacaacAATTTTGAGTCAAGTTgcaattatttcttttttatttattatttagtgtttttttcaatgtatatcttaaatatatttaaaaagaatttagcatattatttgtatcatcccattaatttaataatattacaGTTGTTCAACATTCTAAAATCCTGAATAATTTTATATTCTAAATAGAAGggtaaattaataattttaataaaagtttaaaatgaaacttcaatttaagaaattatacTTAAGGCTAACCAAAActcatcaaaatatctaaaCTTCACCAACAAGCTTCATAAATCACCTCACCGTAATTGATACCTTCGTCAAAGTAAATTTAAACAATTAGTCAACTTCAATCTGGCAAAAAGCGCACCAATTAGCTCACATTTATCCCGAATAAAGCTCCATTACTCATTGTTAGTCGAGCGCTGTAAAAGGACACACACGCACACCGACAATccgaacaaaacaaacaaaaaggcCTCCCCCCGTCCCATTTGCATTGACCAAATGCAAAATTGATTATGTCCGACTAATGGGATGCATGAATGCGATTGTTTTTTCGTCCCGTCCCGTCGTGGTTCGTGGTCAATCGGGGAGGGGGTGGAGATCCCTGGGGGGAGGAAATGGCACCTACCCACAATGGACTGACTGGGTGCATCAAGCAAAGTAACAGTAATGGTCGATTTTcgcaattgtaattttttttaatgtttcacaattagtgaaaatatttaaaaaaaaaaatcatatattttaaATATGCACTATTTAATTTTCACcatattattaaaaatcaactcagaaatacttttttgacaaaaaaaagtgtgaCGATGTTTTGAACTCTAATGATTCAAAGTGGTAAAATCACTTCGCAGTCTTCGGCATAAAAGTGCCTTAAAATCCGGCTTTGAGCTcgcttgatttttgaaaattcaaaatcactaaGTTATCATAAAACGCTCAAGTCAAATTGAAATTGCTTCTTAGACTAacttcttttcaaaatattcatagACTTTGGAAACACTTTTTAGAAGCTCTTCTACCGTTCCTGAAATTGACGGGAAAGAGACGCTACATTGAACCAATCTaatggaaaatcaattattagCCCATTTTCTAAAGGAAATTCCACAACGGGGAGAATATTTACACCATCAATACAGATTCGAGAGAGCAGTCTCTCAAAAATTATTAATATCTCAATGTTCAACTTAaaaagaataatgctaccaactacCTATCGATAATAAGGTTGTcaaaaaaaagcgtttttagcgattttcgaaaaaaaaacacaattttcaaaaattcgtcggaacagctgaaccaattttagtatcaaaagaaaggtgattgtagggtaagtgatttttcacgatttAGCGCACAGCGTGAAGTTCGTGAAATTTcacaatttccgtgaaatttcgtgaaattcaaggattaaaaaaaaagcataaaaatatcaaatttagcttttttttgctCCACAAAGGTTTTATATGTAGTTGCAAAAACGTGATATATACATTTTGAACTCATGTGcttgaaaaaaacacaaacattaaaacaaaattgttacaactttaaataaaaataaatgctaagaatgaaataaaaaaaaaatcaaacaaaaaaagacaaattctTTCAGGATTACACAACTcgcatactttttcaaaaggttttatGCTGCCCCtgatcacataaatgtcccatatgcattttcatcatttttgagtcATTGAtgtagttttgttcaaaatcgtgtgatctttcagaaaagcctataacatccagtactttgttttagaaatcaggaggaaatccactTTATCGGGAAACTTAACACTTCTTAGCCTTAtttgtgggacaaacttcaaaagcGTTTTTTTCAGTATGCTGTTTTTGTGCATAGAGAACccatgtatttttgtatatttcaacgcttaaaattaaatttggcactttaaaaatgtttccgtATTTTGAGTTTAGGAACCACAAACTGGAAATACCCGCagcgggagttttttttttaagtttcagttGATCTATATTTTTTCACAGTAGCATgtaattgcgattttttttataaacttatgGATAAATTTGcctcaaattaaaaacaaaggcTTCGATTTGATATTTAAGTATATTTTGTTTTCTGGGACAAAgacaaaatatttagaaattttaaatgaaagtaGAAGTGAAACCAATTGAATACACATGCATTTACtttcatttattgttattgtcaCTTTCAACACGATTGGGttctttaaaatcattttgaatattcaaagagtttattagcattttttttttcgtgaaaactcatttttgaaaacttattatCTTATGCTAGGTAAATTCCGTGTATTAACAATTTGACTACCATTTCATTTCAAATggagaatttcaaaagaaaatttattatttaaactcGATTTATTCAAGAATAAGTATCTAAGGCTTTAAAATATTATCATAATCTTAAAAATCAGCTACTTCGGGAATATGTTAGCTTTTTTTCTTGGTCCCATtaaatttctccaaaattttattatttgattggATGGTcccgataaaaaaataaatgttcagCCTAAAAATCacaagttaagttttttttgctaaataaacaattaagaatataaaattcattctagcgtgaaaaatcactaaccctagtgaTTAGTTAGGCTTTCGAAGACAAAtacttaggggaaatatacacattttaagcctaataagcggtcgtgtttgaatgatgctggataatctggagtgttccttgaaatttactaaaaccaagtacaccaacgagtagagcaactttttgtgaacattactgtttattttcacttttattaaaagtaatgctattccttttaaaagcatttaaaaaaaaatcccaaatgcattctaatcagtcgagtgcattgggccacgtccattttccttttttcagcttagttatttttttcttccagcgctcttttgggtctgcttagtgctgccaattgtgatgaaattttaagcgaacactcacgaaaagtagcatttatagagaaagtttcctggcaacaccacaagcgctgctggtggtgttggtggccaccctttgttatttatttgccttcgcttcttgctcggttttcttcagccttcgattggaatgggtcgtcaaaattcaaacgtcaaaagacttagcgcgtttgtttttttgatggagcttgctaattatttacatgtttcgggtttttttttccaagtgagtgactaactaatgtgcaaaagaacacgtttccggtagttggaagcaattttatatcttaagcgctatgaaaacgttagcgcaagcgaaaagatattgatggcatcttgcgtgtggatgtgtgtgccaacaaaatgatgagaaaaggtctcgcaaaatagaaattaggaTCTAAAGTGcgttaaatttgatctttttggccagtaaatggcataaacttgcgtgcttacttgaggcggtgcttttgctggtaagtttatagcctaaatagtatttttggagctttaatcgagcatcaaactcttcatatgatgaagataggtgtttgattagaaagggcatatttcccctagatAAACAAATTCAACTGTGAGCTCTTTTGTCCCACGACCCGAAAACTTGTTGCCTTTCTTTTGCAATGCGGTGAGCTAAAATTggtcagccgttccggagatatgttttttttttttttttaaatttggtttttgcgaaaatcgtcaaaaaacgcAAATTTTTGGACAACCGTTTTGCGGATAGGACTGCtgtaatcgccaaacaaaaaaaaaacaaattagcaaaaaaaaaacaaacaaaaaaatttaaggcaCATGAATAagcaatttattgttttattcattataAATCCTTGCCttgcttttttttacagttgtatgcataattttaaaaaggtcaaatttaagaattagttttcaaaaggatgCAAAATTCATTAGTAACCGATCAATTTTCTAATGATGATTAATCTGCATACGATTTCAAAACGAATTGAGATctttaaaactcaaaaacaatattttttttagagaagaTCATTTCAACGGTATTGTTAGCTatgaatctgatttttttttaaaaaaggtccaataaaccaaatttccagtttttgctttttgggtgtttttgaaaccgccttgagtcaggggtattaaaaaacacccaaaaagcaataactaaaaatttggttttttggaccttttaaaaaaaaactccagaaattttaaatctggACATGATgtattggaaaatattttaaggaaaataagaaatcaaaagtacaaatattttctatttggcaagcaagcaaaaaaaagagaaaggaatcttcaaaagttgaaatgactcagtttttttttttttgtaaatttcgaaACTTGCACTAACAGACCATTCCACCGACGAAGGGTGCAAGCTCGCAGGTGCAAAAGTGCATTTCACACACCACACAGTGCCGCGCGGTGGCGTCAGATGCAAAACAGATGATCATCACCACCCACCCCCAgaagaccccctccccccgccTCTTTGCTCAAACAGACACCTCCGAGGTCCCAGGTGCGGATAATAATGGTAAACATGGTTGTTCAACACGCAAATGGGGCAAATTCATGGTTCCCTCCCACCCCCTTCCCCCAAAGAAGGGTTGGCCCTTTCGACGGGGCCGTGAATCCATCAGTGGGCCGCCGCCAATGTGTGCGGAGAGAAGGTTTGTGTGAATTgcgcaatcattaattttgtgcgtgggtgtgtgtgtgcgaacATGTGTGCAGTCCCGAGCGATTGATGGTCGTAATTACTGGGATTAATGTGTTCTAAGCGCGGTAATGATGGAAATGTAAATAGACTTTGTTAGAAAGGGGCCATTTTCTAGTATTTTGTTTTCAACAGCATAATTATGAGTGGTGCAATAATTAAAGGCTATTGTTACAATATATGTaccaccaaaaattaaaaacaggaGATAATAATACTATTATAATATAATCCCATCAACATTTATACACAAAATCCTCTGTAATTACACTTGGCTTTAAGTAAAATGTCATTACAAAAGCCGATTCGGTCCTTACTAGGTCCCattaccgaaaaggacctaataattttttttaaactgcttgaaaaacaaaaaaaaagaacaacatTACGAACCATGCTGAATGATAATCAGAACTTTAGACATTCAGCAAGTAAATACATAATCATTGTAAAATATTCACTCCGTTTTACAGGTTCTACACGTCAGCTCCATGCCGCAATCCAATCTCAACTGCCGGTTGGCATTTACTCTCTCGCTCcagttcgttcgttcgtttgaCAGATCTCTCCGCCAACACGCTAAACTTGCTTTACTCATTTTATGTGTAGGTTCTACACTTGGAATAACTTATAACTCTACATCTCTTGCCTTGTCCGACAAAAAtaaacgagaaaaaaatactcccTCTGTTTCAACACTTATTAACAAGTCTTTCAACCACATTTTTGTTgcgtaaaaaaatacagaaaaaaatgtatttttttgtgattcgattatcgaagtgaaattttccaaggccttcggataatcgattcaaAACCGTaattcagctgcgtgtaaaataaagtttgcattattttataaaattgtatggaatttaaaatatcattaaaactacaattaacaattataaacagttttttttttgtttttttaaggaaGTTATGTGACGTACCAAAAATATACAGAATAGTAATTCAGAAGTGTtataaattgggtcctaaaatgaagcttagattgctgatattattgtttacagcgataaagcttatttttctgagtacaatgaccctttgtacgactacaaagagtttaaaatggatttttaaatcaattttgaaaaattatcctcgcggtccttcttgacagaaaatttcctacttgacagctcgttccaaggagaccatagttgatccatcgaaaaaatgttgtcttgtcaattttttttttgcattaaaatgaaaaaaaagtgatcagaaatgctttttaatcgtgttttttaccgttgtacttaaaaattgacatagggctttactgcccatgttcacataaatgtcccatatgcaaaaacagcaagctgagaaaaacgcaagggaagtttgtcccacacataaggctacgtgttaagttttcacgaaaaaacaggatttcctcttgatttctagaacaaagtactggatgttatatgctcttttgaaagagcacacgattttgaacaaaactgcatcaataactcaaaagtgatgaaaatgcatatgggacatttatgcgatcatgggcagttaaGTACCCAATTGATTTGTcccaaaaacaactttcaaaagttttcgCTAGAAGAGTTGCTTTGAATTAGTCCCAGCTAAACAACAAATCCCATTTGTTTTAATTTCCCACCTTCCGGATCTCGTTCGCACTTTCCGTGAAGGCTCCTTCAGACCAGCTACTTAAACCGATCGAATTAGACGAGCGAGCGAGCGTTGAAAGTTAGACTAAACAAATTGGCACCGTTTCCCGGTGGCACCTTCGCTGAGCCTTGAGTTTGAGTCGAAGACTCAACTGCCAAGCCAATAACTCCCGGGCTGGAATTAATTAAGTTCGACAATGGCCAATTAGCGGGGTTTCGCTCCAGGAAAATGGTCCATTGCTGGGAAATGGCTTTGGATTGAATCAATTAGATACTTTCCAGGATATTTATTTGAGCTTTTTTGGAACTTCAATTTAAACAACATTAAAATCAATTGCGAATCATCATTTGCACCGTTTTCAGTGGAGAAGTGTTTTGGACGGTTAGATGGCCGAAGGTTCCCCACCAAACACCCTTCGTACCTTGCCCACGTCCATAGATTCCGTTGAGATTGTTCCTGAAAACGAGATAACACTTGTAAACAGCGTAGTTAGATAAGAAATCGACAATACCTTTCACGAGCTGTGTTGCACGAATGGTGCCAGAATCCACTGACTAGCGAAGTAATACAAGCCCGCTGGGCACTGTTGGAGTAGTGGTCGTACGTCGAGAAGTCCTCACTATAGTAGATATAAAACGAGTCTCCAGCTGTTCCGGTTCCTCGTTCACCAATTCTGATTCGATAATTGTATCTTTCCGTTTCAAACCACACTCTCGAATACTGCTCGTACACCTCAACGTCAGAGAAGTCCTTCATGGTAATGATCAGCTCCGTCGCACTTGGTGCCGTCTGATGCAGCGTCTCCAACCCAAGCCAATACTCCCCGGCGGGATCGCCAAATCCCTCCACGAACTCGCTCCAGCCTCGGTTGAAATCCACGGAACCATCCAGTCGACGCTGAAACACCAGCAGTCCTCCGCCGAACCGTTCCTGCTCGCAGAACGCGCTGAACACTGTTCCGTCTTGGCGACGCAGCCGGTAGACTGCTGATCTCGGAGGAGCCTGCGAACATCGCTCGTACACGACGAGATCTTCGGCAATCGTCGAAGTATCAGCCGAATCAGTAGTCGTTGGTAAGGATGGGGTCGGAATCGGCGGTACCGTTTGATTGCCCAAACACTTTGGAGTCAGTTCAAAGAACAGATTTTTTAGCGCCTCGTGGTTGGCGCAGTACTGCTGGTTGAGGATAATGTTGCTGGGAAGAGCAATTGATTACATCTTCCACACTCGAAACACACGCAATAGCTACTCACTCGGTTTGGCTGGTCAGCAGGCTGACGTTCCGCACCAGGACGTCGTTGTCCAGCTGGACCTTCTGGACGGCTCGCTCGACTCGGTTCGTCGCCCAGGCCACGTGTTCCACCGACTGTCGTAGATGGTCCAGTTCGGTCAGCAGCTGCTCGACCTGTTCGCGGCTCTCGACGAACAGTTCGTCCAATCTGGAAGGGAGGAGGGCTATGGTGCGGTGTTCTTGAAATTGGTGGCGAAACTTACTTCAGCTTGACGAGTTGTAGGAGACGATCCACGGAAAGCTCAACATCTGAATCTGACTCATTTGAGGAGGCTTCAAAGGGAAGTAATGCCACTATGGCCAGAATGAAGACGATGGACTTCATAACGTTGATTCCACCTTTGAAGTGGAACTAAACGTGTAACACAAttgaatgacattttttataGCATTTCTGAGACCGGAAAAAGGTCTTGATTTGAAGTAGTGTGACAAACTTATTGTTTTATTGTCAGTATCTTGAGTTCACTTGATTTTTGTTTACTTGAACAGGAACACACACCCAGAATAGAAAGCCGAGCGATTAGTTTTACCAAGATAAAATGGAAGACTGAATCTCTCGCGGGTGAACCACCGCGGAATTgagttcatttgttcattgaaacagttcctctcattgagtggcttatatgggcAAAAATGACCATCTAATAGTCATCAAACTGTGGGGCCAATGCGGCAGAGGCACGATTTTGATATGACTCTTTTTGTGTTTGgttgatgattttattttttgaaaactaacccatGAGAATATGCACAGTACCTTTATATTACCAGATCGTTTTCTTGATTCTCTCGGATAACGCTACCCAACTGTGGGTGACGTAACTAAAATGAgtacaaagaagaaaaaaagaacatttcCGGTAATGGTGAATTGTTGTTCATGAACTATGTATGTTTTAAATCTGGGCAGCTGCAgagaatttgttttaaaaaaaaaccttacttatCAACCTtgaggtggttgatgccttcctcacattaatatacttttgataggattctcaaatcttcaatcttttaggcacaacggaaaggtcttt harbors:
- the LOC120424081 gene encoding ficolin-3-like; translated protein: MKSIVFILAIVALLPFEASSNESDSDVELSVDRLLQLVKLKLDELFVESREQVEQLLTELDHLRQSVEHVAWATNRVERAVQKVQLDNDVLVRNVSLLTSQTDNIILNQQYCANHEALKNLFFELTPKCLGNQTVPPIPTPSLPTTTDSADTSTIAEDLVVYERCSQAPPRSAVYRLRRQDGTVFSAFCEQERFGGGLLVFQRRLDGSVDFNRGWSEFVEGFGDPAGEYWLGLETLHQTAPSATELIITMKDFSDVEVYEQYSRVWFETERYNYRIRIGERGTGTAGDSFYIYYSEDFSTYDHYSNSAQRACITSLVSGFWHHSCNTARERNNLNGIYGRGQGTKGVWWGTFGHLTVQNTSPLKTVQMMIRN